The Corylus avellana chromosome ca8, CavTom2PMs-1.0 genome has a segment encoding these proteins:
- the LOC132190441 gene encoding peroxidase 45-like: protein MIMETRSLFLVSFLLLPLLLPTTSAQLRSDFYKNTCPNVESLVRSAVATKFQQTFVTVPATLRLFFHDCFVRGCDASVLISSPSNKAEKDHPDDISLAGDGFDTVIKAKAAVDSNPQCRNKVSCADILALATRDVVVLAGGPSYTVELGRRDGRISTIASVQNQLPHPTFNLDQLNSMFSLHGLSQTDMIALSGAHTLGFSHCGKFSKRIYGFSPQNRIDPTLNLGYALQLRQMCPINVDPRIAINMDPTTPRTFDNAYYRNLQQGKGLFTSDQVLFTDTRSRPTVNLFASNNGAFGQAFVSAITKLGRVGVKTGNQGEIRFDCTRAN from the exons ATGATTATGGAAACTCGCAGCctttttcttgtatcttttttGCTTCTCCCTCTCCTTCTACCTACAACTTCAGCTCAACTCCGCAGCGACTTCTACAAAAACACATGCCCTAATGTTGAATCTTTGGTGCGATCAGCTGTCGCAACGAAGTTCCAGCAGACATTTGTGACTGTTCCAGCCACTCTTCGGCTCTTTTTCCATGATTGCTTTGTCCGG GGTTGTGATGCTTCAGTGCTGATTTCTTCACCAAGTAATAAAGCAGAGAAGGATCATCCTGATGACATTTCTCTTGCCGGTGATGGATTTGACACTGTAATCAAAGCTAAAGCAGCTGTTGATAGTAATCCTCAGTGCAGAAACAAAGTTTCCTGTGCTGATATTCTTGCTCTTGCCACTAGAGATGTTGTTGTATTG gCAGGGGGTCCATCATACACAGTTGAATTGGGGAGGCGTGATGGGAGGATATCTACCATTGCTAGTGTTCAAAACCAACTTCCTCATCCTACTTTCAATTTAGACCAGCTCAATTCCATGTTTAGCTTACATGGTCTTTCCCAGACAGATATGATTGCATTATCAG GTGCACACACACTTGGGTTCTCTCATTGTGGCAAGTTCTCCAAACGGATTTACGGATTCAGCCCTCAAAACCGGATCGACCCGACACTAAATTTGGGTTATGCTCTCCAGCTTAGACAGATGTGTCCAATAAACGTTGATCCGAGAATAGCCATCAATATGGACCCGACCACACCCCGGACGTTTGATAATGCCTACTACAGAAACCTTCAGCAAGGAAAGGGCCTCTTCACCTCTGATCAGGTGCTGTTTACAGATACAAGATCCAGGCCAACGGTCAACTTATTTGCATCAAACAATGGAGCTTTTGGACAAGCCTTTGTGAGTGCTATTACCAAACTAGGCCGAGTCGGGGTCAAGACTGGAAATCAAGGCGAGATTCGGTTCGACTGCACGAGGGCGAACTAG